One Asterias rubens chromosome 8, eAstRub1.3, whole genome shotgun sequence genomic window, CTAATTCTGTTTAAAATGTTCAACTTAATTGATGTCATCCTATTATTAGACAAATAATTGTGCCGTTGAAAATATGCTACCAAgtggttttgaattacaaaaagtaaacaattagTTCTGTGCACATTTGTGCTTCCATACACAACTCCTGCAGTTGGTTTTAAATGGTAGGGTCTACTTACATGTAATGGAGAAaggcaggcatgatattttgcacaaaaagtaggaatattttattgagtacaagagCTGACCTACATATACACATAGAGTAGATTTTGATAAACTTTCAGgatgttaaaaataattattataattttacaATACCTATCAAATTTGAAATAAGACTAATGTCAAAAGAATATCATGGATGTGGAAAATAGGacaaagagtaggagggttCAGCTCCCAGTCTTCTTTCTTAATCCTTGCCTAGCACAGACCAAGCAAAAAAAGCATATCCAGTTTGTTCTTATATGTTGGTCATTTGGGTAAAAAgttaacaaatttgatttaaacttTCTTGACTAATAAGTGTTTACAAGCAAAAAAACATATATCCAGTTTGTTCTTACATGTTGgtcatttttaataaaaaatttacaaatttgatttaaatttacTTCAATAATAACAGTTAACTATGCTTAATTCCTTACTTAGGCCTAGTTTAATGatatttgtaaacaataacacactttttgttacaattATATAAACTAATGTACAATGATCTGATATGATTTTCTTGTTAGGTGGAAGTCCACTCTCTGTCGACCAGCTACAAGACTGCATCACAAGATCCCAAACAAGATCAAAGGAGGTTCTCAACTTAATACACAACACTGTGAACAGTGTAGATAGGTAGTACAACAGTGTTATTCATAATTGTGTACATTATATAGGGTTCGTTATATAAGATAAAGATGTTGGTTTCATTTAAGATGGCGCTCATCCCAAGatataaatttgttgtttttcactGAGCCCATTTACCACATTACCTTTGTAAACGCATTGGAACATTTACTTAACTAGACATGCCCCTGGGAAATACACATTGGTTTAACTGTACAATTTGTTGACAACttactcttttttgttttgctttggaTTGCTGAAACTGAAGTGCaaagaaagaaatatattttaaaaacatggttagaataaaaaaaaacatttttgtttattgtttcgtTAACTTGGTTGTAATCCTTGGCTATTCAGCAGGTACAGTTGAATATGCTGCCAACTTGAATACATGTAGCCCCAGAACAAAGTTATTCCAGAAATAGGGAGATCGCCAACATTAGGGtcatatagctcagttggtagagtgccgcgCACTAATCATGTTCAAACCCTGCTGTCccattcaatttttttgtttggtaattttttaataattttgggGTGAACAGTCAGTTTTCCTTAGGTTTATATGTGTGACAACGCACTTATGAAGAATTTCACATTTGATTAATCATTAAATCAAATTCACTCATCAATTTGAGACAGAGTCACattcaaaacttgttttatttcaatagTCGTCCACCCAAATTGTAAATCAATATGTATCTTGATGCATACACATTTataaccatgcaactaaaagCCACCTCCGTCTTCAAAACTTTGCTTTCAAAAGTAAAATGTCATGGGCTCAAATCCCATCTCAAAGTAATATGCCTTTTTTTGGCTTGACACGAATCACTGTAGGGTAAACTATGTAAACACAGGTAATGACATACAATATCTTGTTCAGTGAACCAAAAATCTGTGTAAAAGACAATGGAGGAATAAATTGTGAGTAATACAATTTGTTACAACTCCGATATTAGAACTCAATGAATTCAAATCAACTATCCAACATAAAAGGTTTAGCAAAAAATATCAGCATAACACATCTGAATGCATGCATTGATCAtactttacatacatgtacacaactaTTGTTGCTCCTCGTACCCCGTCTTTTTTCCACAGCTAATGACAAATAAAACtccatcctaaaaaaaaaaatagagaaaacaaGAATGATGTGTTGACATCCACAAATGCCTTGCTGAGATTAATCACATTCTTCTCAAGTTATGCTTGGTCAACATTCCTTCTGTGTTAACCACATACATGTCTATAACATTTAACTAggggatcccaagaccaatcctCATAGCAGCTTGGGAGTTGATATaccaagtccttcttgagatatCACTCCAACAacacttgttttgtttgaaccATTATGACCTTGACATTTTACCTAGGGGTTCAAACAGCAAGACTTCCGTGGACCCCAAGATCAATTACTTGTAGATAGCTCTCAACATACCTTAATATTTTCAGGTACTCCTACCCACATTTCATAATTGGGGATAATTTCTTTCCCCTGAGCATGGCGTCCAAATCTCAAAAATAAAGCACCACCAACAAAATAAGCCACAACCAATACAGAAAACCTGAAATTAACAATGAGAACAAAAgttaatcaatttgttttatcattCTTATGTTTGCATCTTCTAGCTGAATGCATTAGATGTCCTTGAAATCagttttcttttccagattaaagagacaattttaaaaagataaCGACAGAACTGCTCAAGATTGCAGGTAGCAAAACATAGTTCAGGGAAGTATTCTTGATGATTTAGGTACAGATCGTGCAACATACTGTGTGAGTGTAAACTTTCAATCACATTATGGAAGGCAGTGAAGGAAATCACTTGGAAAATAGAAACTCACAGGATACATAGAATCGTACCAGGACTTATTCCAGATGATGgagatggtgatggtgatgtaCCACATGTTCCTGGGCAAGCACACTTTGTTGTCAATGTGAATTGCTAAAGATACAAgagaacaaataaatacatcaaaaaCATCAATCATTATACAAAAAGCTAATTGTCTGGTACACACAAAATACTAACATTATTTCTATCGCTCTACTTTGAGGAAAAGCAACTTCGGACATCATGGAATGTCTTAACTGATGAATTGTGGATCATAAAGAAACCAATGTGTTATACAAACTGTCTGAGTTctacaggaaaaaaaatcaacaggtATGGTACCAGTTGCTTATTACAGTATTCAAACTGGCCTCTTGTCACTCAGTGGTCTATCGGTTAAGAAGTTTGCTTTATAATGCAGGAagcgtgggttcaaatcccacactTGTAGCCTGTGGCTTTTTTTGTTTAGGATTCACAAGCATTGAGTAATCAGTGTTTGTCATGGTCAGGGTAACGCTATATGAAAGCTTTAAGAGGTCTTCTTTGCAATGAGGAAACAAGTCACGTGATTAACTTTCACACAACTGTGGGATACAACTGTAGAGGAATTTGGTTATATATACCTGTATGTAGCGTTTCCAACGCCAAACAATTGAAAAGATGAAAGCATTACTTGAGTTTTTCTGAACCACGTTTATGCTTCTGTTTGTTAAAGTATACTTACATATAATGTGTCTCCCTCATCTTGTCCCATTCGGTCTAACTTTGGAACATCTGCCCCTGGATCACACACTAGGCTGACTCGTGATGTCCTAATAATTTTAGAAAAGAATAAGAAAAATGATTGATTGGTTCATTTTGCTTAAGTCCTGATACTcttttgtacacaatttttgagaaaaaaaagggggtgaTTTATAATTTACCTTGTCACTGGTGGAGTTGCATCATCAGTATGGGAATATTCAATGTAAAGACTGACACCACCATTGTTCCAAGTCGCAGTTGCATCCCCAATATTATAGATTTCAGACGGTGTGTTCTGTTTTCTTTGACAAACCTGAAAGaaccaaacatttttaaagtcaGCAGCTGATAAAATTTGAGTATCAAGATTTGGAAGTCGTGGGCCTTCTTATAAACCTCAGCTTGAGTCCATCATCAATTTTGTTATGGTGTATATTTTCCACCGTGTTTTCAACATCCAGGGGCCAGAGAAAAGGAGCCTTAtacaaggttttgaaaaagcTCTAGGTACCAACATCCAGCCAGAGATGGCAGATAATTATTGATACTTCTCTTAAGACTGCAGGTCCCTGGTCATTCCCCCATCTTTATGGTTGGGAAGTTTGTCCATAGAGGGTGGTTGTACATGTAATGTCCAGTGCACCTTGTGGATCAGTAATGTTTTAAATTCCATTTATTCCATAACAGCATGAGTACTGCTGCTACTTGTATGCCTCGAACTCAAGATtcatgatttttacaaatttctcCCCACCTTAGATTCAAGATGATAATCAACCAAACTGATTCATTTAtagtattatacatgtacatcctaaACAACAGAAAGTGCAAAGATGAACTCAGGAAGACGCTGGCGTGCCAGtgtctttttaaatatcaatttCAGGAAAATGGAAATAATTAACTAGAAACAATTGTACTCACTACAGCATTCTTGCAAGCAGCTGAACCATCTGAGAATGGATAACATGGATTGTATGCATACTCCCACCCTGCACTTGCAGGTCCTAGTTTATAAGGAAACCtgcattggagaaaaaatatgaTCCATCACTCTCAAGTAACAAGACACACAAAACATTCTGCAAGTGATGGAGGTCCAAGTGCATAGGGAAACCTAAATGAGGAAATGCATGTATACATaatttttgattaattttttttttttttttcagtacaaAACACCAGGAGTTCA contains:
- the LOC117293562 gene encoding uncharacterized protein LOC117293562 translates to MAFSSGFLTVVICVVQSVVVGAQSCTKVDDCSCQNTDGKQVNLQSLGYKDSNTPRFFLQCRFPYKLGPASAGWEYAYNPCYPFSDGSAACKNAVVSTIVSSPRLPNLDTQILSAADFKNVWFFQVCQRKQNTPSEIYNIGDATATWNNGGVSLYIEYSHTDDATPPVTRTSRVSLVCDPGADVPKLDRMGQDEGDTLYQFTLTTKCACPGTCGTSPSPSPSSGISPGTILCILFSVLVVAYFVGGALFLRFGRHAQGKEIIPNYEMWVGVPENIKVC